The genomic window gctcacacttgtaatcctaacactttggtaggccaaagcaggcagattgcttaagatcaggaatttgagaccagcctgggcaacatggcaaaacactgtctctacaaaaaatgtaaaaattagccagtcatgatggtgcatgcctgtggtcctagctactctgaaggctgaagtaggagggttgcttgagccctgggggcagaggttgcagtgagctgtgttctcgccacagcactctagcctgggcaacagagagagaccctggctcgaaaagaagagaagagaaaagaaaagaacaggaggggagggaaggggaagattGCTTATATTAGAGTAatacagggagggagggagggaaaagaagatTGCTTACATTAGAGTAATACCAGAAAATGTTGATGGAAGGGAAGAGATGTATTTAGATATTAGAAgatatatttaggaataaatacaTTGAGATATATTTAGTACTTAATGATTAAATAAAAGGAGGGGAAAATGATGAGATAGATGCTAGCCAAAATATTAGGTATGGGGTAAGACAGAAGTGATGTAGAGTTAGTACTTGTAGTTTATAGTCTTCAGTACGACAAGCATTCTCTTCTGGCTGGCTGTATTGCGTGAGTTCTGCAGTTGATGGATATATAGACTTTATGTACTGCATTTGGTTGTGAGGTACTCTTTGTTAGCATTCATTATTGATGATGGTCCCAGAAATGTGTAATGGTTTTACATTATGCCTATACTAATGAAAATGTAATGAGAGTTTGAAAGAGATGAAATCCCGTAAGATTATAGCAGTGACAGTCTGTTTTAGCCATGTGGGGTTTGAAGTCTGGGAAAGGAATCCATATGAGGAATGGCACTAATGGCAGAGAtctttttgaagatttttaaaaattattaattagcaTAGACTACTAGTTCCTCTCATAGACCTAGTTTTTAGGACACCTTGTTTATCTCCCTGTTTCCTTTAGTCTCAACCCAATTACAAGCACCTTGCAATTATATCAGTATCTAATTTTGTAGCAGTcttatttaagaattaaaaacgcggtcaggtgtggtggctcatgcctgtaatcccagcactttgggaggctgaggtgggtggattacttgagatcaggagttcaagactagcctgggcaacatggtgaaaccccgtatctacaaaaatacaacagccaggcacagtggtgcatgcctgtaatcccagctacttgggaggctgaggcagaagaattgcctgaacccaggaggccaaggttgcagtgaggcgagatggcaccactacactccagcctgggagacaaagcaaggctctgtctcaaaaaaaaaaaaaaaaaaaaaaaagaataaaaaattctcACAATCCAACATAAAAACACAactctatttaaaaatgggcaaaagatttgaattaCACGTCAttctaaagaaaatgtacaaatggccaattagcacatgaaaagatgttcaacatcattattttcagaaatgttttggaattccaaaaatatttggaaatatttttctaaattttttggaGAATAATTTGAcgtaaaattaccatatgatctggcaGTTTTACTCCTGctgtattcaaaataataaaaacattcaaacaaAAACTAGTACATGGACATTTATAACAACACTATTCTAAAGagtagaatcaacccaaatgttcacCAGCTAATTAATAAGTAAAATGTCGTGCCTacctacaatgaaatattattctcagccataaagaagaatgaagtacggccgaggcaggtggatcatgaggtcaagagatcgagaccatcctggccaacttggtgaaaccccatctctactaaaaatacaaaaattagctgggcgtggtggtgggcgcctgtaatcccagctactcaggaggctgaggcaggataatcgctggaatccgggaggcggaggttgcagtgagccgagatcacgccactgcactccagcctggcgaaagagtgagactccatctcaaaaaaaaaaaaaaaaaaaaaaagaatgaagtatggatacatgctacaacatgggtgggccttgaaaacattatgctaagtggaagcAGCCAGATACAGAAGGCTATATTGCATGACTCCATTTCTACTTCTCAGAATAGGCAATCCGTAGAGATAGAacgtagattagtgattgccaggggatGAAAAGGGGGAGAATGGAGAGTGACTACCAAAGGGTGTCTTTTTGGGATGATGGAAATTTTCTGGCAATTGTAATGTGGTTGCACAAcactatgaatatactaaaaaccactgaatggtACACCTAGAAATGGtgggtttcattttctttctttctttctttctttctttcgttagagacagggtctcgttctgtcattcaggctgcagtgcagtggcacgatcatggctcactgtagccttgacctcccaggctcaagtgattctcccacctcagcctcctgagtagctgagtagctgggactacaggtgtacatcaccaagaccagctaattttttaaattttttaatttttctttttttgagatggagtttcactcttgttgtccaggccggagtgcactggcgcgatctcggctcaccacaacctccacctcccaggttcaagtgattctcctgcctcagccttccaagtagctgggattacaggcatgtgccaccatgcctggctaatttttttgtatttttacatgtagtagagatggggtttctccatgttgatcaggctggtctcgaactcctgacctcaggcgatcagcctgcctccgcctcccaaagtgctgggattacaggcgtgagccaccgtgcccggccttaattttttttttttttttagaggcgggatctcactgtgttgcccaggttggtttcaaattcctgggctgaagtgatcctctctcctttgccttccaaaatgttgggattataggtgtgagccactgtgcctggctatgaatttttatgttatgtgaattttatgaaTATGAATCTCaatactaaaagaataaaaagtttttaaaaattgataataacaggccgggcgcggtggctcacgcctgtattcccagaactttaggaggccgaggcgggtggatcacgaggtcaggagatcgagaccatcctggctaacatagtagaaaccctgtctctactaaaaatacaaaaaattagccaggcatggtggcgggcgcctgtagtcccagctactcggggggaggctgaggcaggagaatggcatgaacccgggaggtggagcttacagtgagccgagatcgtgccactgtactccagcctgggggacagggcgagactccgtctcaaaaaaaaaaaatatatatatatttccacgTGCCCCACGCCGCATTTCAGATGTGCGAAATTCAGACATTCAGGAGCCTCTTCACCTGATTCAAATTGTTCCACAGTTCCTGTGGGGATTGTTGAGTATCTACTAATCTCATGTTCCCAGGAAGTAGCAGAGCCCTGTTCATATTtacattcttttagtttttaaatttttgttattttttaatttaaaaaattttgttatgCTGCAAAAAGCTTTATTCCATTTAGTCCAGGGCTTGGGAGAGGGCTTCAGCgtggttaaaaaaatacattcttttaaataaatggaaatagtttttttttttaagtcatgacacttataagaaattttttttttttttttttgagacgtaagTCTTaatgccacccaggctggagtgcagtggtgcgatctcagcttactgcaacctctgctccctgggttcaagcaattctcctgcctcagcctcccaaggagctgggattacaggcatgtgccaccacgcctggctaatttttgtattttttagtagaggcagggttttgccatgttggccaggctggtttcaaactcctgacctcaggtgatccacccaccttagcctcccaaagtgctgggattacaggcgtgagccaccacacccggctaattttttatgtttttagtagagacggggtttcaccgtgttagccaggatggtctcgatctcctgacctcgtgatctgccctgctcggcctcccaaagtgctgggattacaggcatgagccaccgcgcccggccaagaaattTTTATGATGCACACTTTTCTTGTTACCTTGCCCCTTAGAAATAACTCATAATGGTTTGGTGTACGTTTTTCTAAACATGTGTTTTgcttatataaacattttattatgtataaatatatgcaaataagtagatatgtatatatgtgcatttaGTAAATAGGATCATACCATCCATTTTCCCACAGAGTTATCTTTGCCACAAATCATGTGACCTTATATATCTAGTTCtggattctattttatttaattggtctaattgcctctgttttttttggaattgagacaagatcttgctctgtcatccaggctggactacagtggcacgatcatagctcagtgcagactcaaactcctgggctcaagggatcatcccatttcagcctcctgagttgagtagatgagactacaggggtgtgtgtgtgtgtgtgtgtgtgtgtgtgtgtgtgtgtgtgtatgtagagatgatgtcttactatgttgctcaagcttgtcttgaactcctggcctcaaatgatcctcctgcctcagcttcccaaagtgctgggattacaggtatgaaccactgtgcccagccaggtctAATTGCCTATTTTTAAGCTCTTACCATGCTTATACAATCAGTGTGCCTTTGTAATGGGTTGAGTAGATACCTGGTAGTGTCAGCTCTCAAACTGTTGTTTTTCAAGATCAGCTTAAATTCCTTGGCCTTTTTAAATTGCTATATAGATTTTAGAATTAATTAGTTGTCAATTTCCATAAGAAAAAACCTGGTAGGATTTTATATTGGAGATTGTATTGAACCAAAGGGTTAATCTGGGAATAGCTGACATCTTTACAATAGTTTTCCAATCTATGAGCATGATATATATATCCCTTTAGgatatctttaatttctttcaataatacTTTGTAGTTTTTTATGTAGAGTTATTGTACAATATGGGCTTCCTTCCACATTGGACTTAAAAATGTACTTCTTTTTTAATAGTAGTTAAATAGTTTGGATgaaccatatatatttttaaactttcctgAGGGTATTGAAGACTGTTTGAAATCCTTCTGTATTAAAAATGATGCTAATGAAAATCCTTGCAAAATGTGTAAGCTTGAGACCTGATTACAGCTTCCGGTTAGGATCTCCATGTCTTTGCTTACTTAGCTGAACCAAACCCTCCCTGTGTCTCTCTCTatctgtccctctccctctctccctctctctttctccctctcctgaaTGCATCCTCTTCTGGACCATTCCAGTGGTCCTTACCCTGAGGCTGGGGCAAGCTGTCATCCTCAAAAGCTGGGAGGCCTAGAAGCCCTCTCTTCCAAGCCAATGGGCCCTCCAATTTTCCTAATTGTATACTGCAgtactgtaatttttaaagacagattttACTTTACAGTTTTGTGTTATCTCTGCTTagaagagatggaggaggaaggaaaagtttGTAAATTACCTTCTTTAGCCAAGGGAGGgtattgtttccatttgttttcactTCCTTATTGTCCCATCCAGTTGGTATTTTAGAATAGCTCTTTGTCCTACCACCATACCACcaaaaacaacaattaaaatgaCAACACAAACAATAGCAAGTTATGAAATAGCATAACTTACTGATTACTTCCTATGTACAAAGTACTAATCTAAGCACTATAAATACTATAcctcgggccgggcgcggtgtctcacgcctgtaatcccagcactttgggaggccgaggtaggtggatcacgaggtcaagagattgagaccatcctggccaacatggtgaaaccccgtctctactaaaaatacaagtattagctgggcatggtggcgtgcacctgtagttccagctactcgggaggctgaggcaggagaatcacttgaacctgggagacggaggttgcagtgagccaagattgcaccactgcactccagcctgatgacagagtgagactccgtctcaaaaaaaaaacaaaaaaaaacaaaaaacaaactatacctcattttaaaaatgaactcaagtccaggtgtggtggctcacacctataatctcagcactttgggacactgaggtgggagaattgcttgaagccaggagtttgagaccagcctgggcaacatagagagacccgtctctacaaaaaataaaaaaacttagctgagtgcagtggcccatgctgttattcccagctactcaggaggctgaggctagaggatcccTTGGgaccagaaggttgaggctgcagtgagctgtgatcctgccactgcacttcagcctgtgtgacagagcgagaccccaactctaaaaatacaacaaaaacaatcTTATCTAGTCAGTCATCCCCATTTTATTTGTGAAGAAATTGAAGTCTAAAAGTTTAAGCAAGGTATCCAGATTCGCACAGCTGGTACACAGTTGGAGCTGGGATACAAGCCAGTTGTTTTTGACTGTGAATTTTGTGGTcatactgtattattttaacCCCCTGATTATTCCATACTCATAGAACATCCTTGATGCTTACCAGGGCCTCTGAAGTGGCTGGAGCAAGGGTCGAGGTAGAAAGTGGTGCAGTATGATGCCGACATCATGGTCGtgtgatttatttgtatttcttatttccttttttatgggGCTGATAGACTTTTGATTTATGTTAGATCCTTGATGTATGTAgaaagtttttggttttggttgaaGAATGAAATTATCCTACTTCAGTTGAATAGCAACCATAATCATAAAATGAAGTAGAAATTAATTTGCTTTACATATTCCATTCAGATTCCCTGTAGCTTTTACGAGTGTTGTCTAGCCTTTGTATGACAATTTCTGTACATCTCTgtgacattccattccattggttcTCTTCCTGTCCTTTTATTGCGCCTTACCCTCTGGGTTGGCCTAGCCCCTTGTGCATACACCTGTCATAAAGCTTTCTGTATCATATTGAAGTTAGTTATTCATATGTCAGGCTTCACAGCTGCCTAGTAAATTCTGTAAGAATAGACCCATTCTTTCTCGTAGCCCTTGTGCCTGACACAACCCTGATAAGCAGTAGGCACACGGTGGCCTGTTATTAATAGACATGGACACAAGGCCTGTGCTGTAGGGCTTTATTGCTTTCACTCAGACTTCCTGACAAAAGAAGCAAGAGTCTCCGTGTCTGCAGCATTTCTCCATTCTGTCTCTGCCATCAGAGGAATTTTAAAGCAAAGCTCTGATTATAATTTTGTACCTCAGAGATGTCAGTGACAAACCATCGCCTGTTGGATAAAGTCCATATTTCTTAGCTGTCATTCAGGTTCCTCCATGGTCCTGTCCTCACTGACCTTCTATTCTTCATGGGCACTCTGCATTAATTAAACAGGGCTCTGtccttatcttcttttttttctgtctctgtgcttTTGCCTGCATTGTGTCTTCTGTGTACCCTTCGCCTGCCAAAATCTTACCCATTCTTCAGATGTCTGATAGAAATGCTAGTCCCTCCGTGAGGCTTTCTGTGATCTCCCTGCTTTCTCTGACCTCTACCCAAAGAGGTCTTTTTCCCATctgaactttttttcttcttcttctaaggaAAGCAACACTGCCATATGAACTCTTAATGGCACTTGGACTATGACATAGCATTATTTGTATACCCTACTAAGTGATAAATTCCTTGAGCACAAGGTCTTGCCTTTGTTTTCTCTGCTGTTTTGCATTAATTACTGCATTGAACATACAGggtgagtatcccttatccaaagtgcttgggatcagaagtgttttggattttaatttttttttttttgattttggaatgtttgtgtgtatgtgatgaGATGTCTTGGGGATGGGAAAGCCCAAACATGACATTTACTTCTTTTTGTATGCACCTTATACATATAGcgtgaaggtaattttatataatattaatatattaatttacaaatatacaatatttataacataaatatatataatattttgtgtgCATGAAGCAGATTTTTGACTGTGTTTTGCCTGCAACCCACCACATGAGGTcaagtgtggaattttccacttgtgatgTCAtttcagcactcaaaaagtttcggattttgggccgggcacagtggctcacgcctgtaatcccagcacttttgggaggccaaggcgggtggatcactgaaggtcaggagttccagaccagcctggccaacatggtgaaaccccatctctactaacaatacaaaagttaactgggcgtggtggcaggtgcctataattgcagctactgggaaggccgaagcaggagaatcgcttgaacctgggacgcggaggttgcagtgagctgagattgtgccactgcactctagcctgggagacagagcaagactccatcttaaaaaaaaaaaaaaaaaaacctcagattttggatcatttcagatttcaggtttTCAGATTAGGATGCTCTCAGCCTGTGTGTGAATTACACTGAATGTATATTAACTTAGGATTTTTTAGTTTCAAGGAGACTGCTCAGAAGACTGTCAAAAATTCTTTCTCTGCATTGGCCTACAAATACATGCATTCCATTCGGAAACTATGTAGGTTTAAACAGTGTTTCATTCCTAGAACTTCAGTTTAGGAAAGAATTTGCTTTCCAGATTgatgtttatgttttaaatagTTACCATTCTTTATTATTGACGCTTGTCCTTCGTTTCTAGGGCACTGTGTTTAGTCTTGAGTCAGAGGAGGAGGAATACCCTGGAATCACTGCAGAAGATAGCAATGACATTTACATCCTGCCCAGCGACAACTCTGGACAAGTCAGTCCCCCAGAGTCTCCAACTGTGACCACTTCCTGGCAGTCTGAGAGCTTACCTGTGTCACTGTCAGCTAGCCAGAGTTGGCACACAGAAAGCCTGCCAGTGTCACTAGGCCCTGAGTCCTGGCAGCAGATTGCAATGGATCCTGAAGAAGTGAAAAGCTTAGACAGCAACGGAGCTGGAGAGAAGAGTGAGAACAACTCCTCTAATTCTGACATTGTGCACGTGGAGAAAGAAGAGGTGCCCGAGGGCATGGAAGAGGCTGCTGTGGCTTCTGTGGTCTTGCCAGCGCGGGAGCTGCAAGAGGCACTTCCTGAAGCCCCAGCTCCCTTGCTTCCACATATCACTGCCACCTCCCTGCTGGGGACAAGGGAACCTGACACAGAAGTGATCACAGTTGAGAAATCCAGCCCTGCTACATCTCTGTTTGTAGAACTTGATGAAGAAGAGGTGAAAGCAGCAACAACTGAACCTACTGAAGTGGAGGAGGTGGTCCCCGCACTGGAACCCACAGAAACGCTGCTGAGTGAGAAGGAGATAAACGCAAGGGAAGAGAGCCTTGTGGAAGAGCTGTCCCCTGCCAGCGAGAAGAAGCCCGTGCCGCCGTCTGAGGGCAAGTCTAGACTGTCCCCCGCCGGTGAGATGAAGCCCATGCCGCTGTCTGAGGGCAAGTCTATACTGCTGTTTGGAGGGGCTGCTGCTGTTGCCATCCTGGCAGTGGCCATCGGGGTAGCCCTGGCTCTGAGAAAGAAATAGGAGGCTTTtcagaagagaaagacagaaggatGTAAGGTTGGAGTTGTATTGGCTGGAATTTGAACCTCCAGCAGCTGTCTGGACATTTGTGGAACACTCTGGGATAATTGGGGACTTCTGCTCAACATGGCAGTGGCATGTTAGGCATGTTAGGGCTTGAGGTGGGGCATTCACATTCATCTGACTGTAAATCCCAAGGGCCTCCGCTCATGCTAAATTGAGAATCTTAGGGGTAAAGCACCCCCTCCAGGACcgggtttctcagccttggcactagTGCTGTTCTGACCATTCTCTGTGttggggctgtcctgtgtgtggtgggctccacccactagatgccagtggcaCCCCCTCCCAGAGATGACAAAcgaaaatgtctctagacattgccaaatgtcccgtGTGAACATCCCCTATTGAGACCCACTGCTTTAGCGAGAGAGGGTTTACTTAGGAAGAATTGGGATAGAAATTCCCAGCTGAGAGAACTTAGCTGTGGGCTCCTCAGCTACTGACTTCTTAGCTCTTAATCCCCTTAGAATTTCATCTTTCTCGATGAGCAGGCTCTGCACCCACTCTTTTTTTGCCCCCCGCCCTCATCCTGGAGTGTGAGGGTGCTCGCCCGTACTCTCAGCTGCCTCTCAGGGACTGCACTGTTCCTCTTCACCCCCAGGTTCCTGCTAAGATCCCACGGGCGAGGGCTTGCTCTGGACTCAGTCTGTCAAGTCCCCGAAGCTTCCTGCAGCTCCACCTTGTAAAAATGCTGCCTTTGGGAATCTTCGAAATATGTACACAGAGAAAATCACATGAAGGAGACCTGGGGTCCCCACTTGTGAGTGCAACTGCAAGTAACTCTGGCTAGAGAGACACATGTGTCTTgtgtcaaggcaggaggataacctgGATGACCTTCTGAGGTCTCTTCAGCCCTTTTCGCTAGTGGTCACCCACCACCATGGTTACTTGCCAGCAACATCTCTATTGCTGGATGGTCCCTGTCTATAACCTTGGGCTAgtatattttttccaatatgGGACCTTAGTCTTACTACTGATGAGTTCTATGGGTCTCTTGCTAGGGGGTAAGGATTTTTATTCTTGGGCTTATAGAGCCAGTTAGATCATAATTCTTATGAAATAGAGAGTGTCCTAAATATCACTGaaataaaaagtaggaaaaagaagCTTGAATTTTAAGACTGAGGCTGCTCTGCAGATTCTAGTTTGGCTTTCAGAGTTCAAGAGTGGTGGCATCTTCACCTGAATTCTTCAATGCCAGGGTAATAAACCAAAATAGTCCTAATCAGTATATGCTAGTTGAGCATCGGcataattttctttcctctggctGATCCCAGCCCTAAAGGAAGGGTAGACCCGTGTCTTTCCAGCCCTAAAGGAAGGGTAGACCCGTGTCTTTCCAGCCCTAAAGGAAGGGCAGACCCGTGTCTTTCCATGCCCGAGGGCCACGACGTCACTATGCAGGGCACACGTGGCTTGGTTTAAAAAGGTCATCTTAGATTTATCTTagtaaatgtaataaattattttttagatcttgaaatttataataaaaatactttacctACCCTGATCACCAAAACCTGATGTTTTAAATGtgctttctttttgaaatttatgttttcaaataaaatctccctaaagcaatatttaaaaattggtcaAAACAAGGTCTGGGAGTATGTTTGTGTGTCTTTCCAGCTTTATCCTGTAGCGTGTCTTTGTTCTGTGTTTTAGTGTCCCATTTAGGGAGTGATGTTTTAAGGGTTTTTGTGTACTTGGATTAAGTAATTAGAGGTGAGTGGGGGGAATGGGATTATTgaggcaatgatttttttcttcatgggCTCTGATAGTTGCATTGATTGTTCTGTATTCTAATTGCTATATTTGTGTTTGCATAGGTGAAGAGCAAACTGGTGCgttatcttgatttttaaaaagtaataaatccTATGAGTTCCAGTATTAACACTTGCCAGTTCTGGATCCTCACACCCATTGGCTGAGCGCATTCAAGCACCAATCGAAGCCAGGTTCATCTCTGAGCTGCTGAAAGGAGGTGTGAGGCTTAGGAAATTGGAGCCTGTGTTGCCCACGAAAggaaagaataaggaagaaatgTGGTATGGAAGCGGCTACTTGCTGCTTTATTTTCCCACCTGTTAGACATTCCTCCACAGTGATTTGGCCAGTTGTATTTCACGGTAATGGAACTAGATAGTGTTTTCCATTGGCTTTCTCTGGTAGCTCTTGGTCAGCTCCTGAGTTAACAGGATGTGGCAGCATCCCTGTTCTTCCTTCACGTCCTCACCCTCTGCCTCCAGCAGTGGAAGGGAACAGCCCTCATGAGGACTGCTTCCTACTGCAGCTCCTGCTTTTTgctcatacatttaaaaaactatttctcAAGCTTCCCCTCCTTTTGGGGGGAGGAGCTGATAGTAGGAGGCCATTCCTTCCACCTCCAACTTATACCCTCTAAGTCTAAGGTGAAGGAAAGATTCAGAATAAATCCAACTTGTTTATAGAAAAGTTCTTGTTAGTCCTTAGACCTCA from Homo sapiens chromosome 22, GRCh38.p14 Primary Assembly includes these protein-coding regions:
- the BCL2L13 gene encoding bcl-2-like protein 13 isoform X2, encoding MSGSSGPAPTPAVTKARRGDLTLQHGGGGRLGPRVGALTAAGGPCRKQLPPPPLSSLLGQGPGPGVQLDIASQSLDQEILLKVKTEIEEELKSLDKEISEAFTSTGFDRHTSPVFSPANPESSMEDCLAHLGEKVSQELKEPLHKALQMLLSQPVTYQAFRECTLETTVHASGWNKGTVFSLESEEEEYPGITAEDSNDIYILPSDNSGQVSPPESPTVTTSWQSESLPVSLSASQSWHTESLPVSLGPESWQQIAMDPEEVKSLDSNGAGEKSENNSSNSDIVHVEKEEVPEGMEEAAVASVVLPARELQEALPEAPAPLLPHITATSLLGTREPDTEVITVEKSSPATSLFVELDEEEVKAATTEPTEVEEVVPALEPTETLLSEKEINAREESLVEELSPASEKKPVPPSEGKSRLSPAGEMKPMPLSEGKSILLFGGAAAVAILAVAIGVALALRKK
- the BCL2L13 gene encoding bcl-2-like protein 13 isoform X3; the protein is MASSSTVPLGFHYETKYVVLSYLGLLSQEKLQEQHLSSPQGVQLDIASQSLDQEILLKVKTEIEEELKSLDKEISEAFTSTGFDRHTSPVFSPANPESSMEDCLAHLGEKVSQELKEPLHKALQMLLSQPVTYQAFRECTLETTVHASGWNKGTVFSLESEEEEYPGITAEDSNDIYILPSDNSGQVSPPESPTVTTSWQSESLPVSLSASQSWHTESLPVSLGPESWQQIAMDPEEVKSLDSNGAGEKSENNSSNSDIVHVEKEEVPEGMEEAAVASVVLPARELQEALPEAPAPLLPHITATSLLGTREPDTEVITVEKSSPATSLFVELDEEEVKAATTEPTEVEEVVPALEPTETLLSEKEINAREESLVEELSPASEKKPVPPSEGKSRLSPAGEMKPMPLSEGKSILLFGGAAAVAILAVAIGVALALRKK
- the BCL2L13 gene encoding bcl-2-like protein 13 isoform e (isoform e is encoded by transcript variant 7); the encoded protein is MLLELTRRGQEPLSALLQFGVTYLEDYSAEYIIQQGGWGTVFSLESEEEEYPGITAEDSNDIYILPSDNSGQVSPPESPTVTTSWQSESLPVSLSASQSWHTESLPVSLGPESWQQIAMDPEEVKSLDSNGAGEKSENNSSNSDIVHVEKEEVPEGMEEAAVASVVLPARELQEALPEAPAPLLPHITATSLLGTREPDTEVITVEKSSPATSLFVELDEEEVKAATTEPTEVEEVVPALEPTETLLSEKEINAREESLVEELSPASEKKPVPPSEGKSRLSPAGEMKPMPLSEGKSILLFGGAAAVAILAVAIGVALALRKK
- the BCL2L13 gene encoding bcl-2-like protein 13 isoform b (isoform b is encoded by transcript variant 2); the encoded protein is MSGSSGPAPTPAVTKARRGDLTLQHGGGGRLGPRVGALTAAGGPCRKQLPPPPLSSLLGQGPGPGVQLDIASQSLDQEILLKVKTEIEEELKSLDKEISEAFTSTGFDRHTSPVFSPANPESSMEDCLAHLGEKVSQELKEPLHKALQMLLSQPVTYQAFRECTLETTVHASGWNKILVPLVLLRQMLLELTRRGQEPLSALLQFGVTYLEDYSAEYIIQQGGWGTVFSLESEEEEYPGITAEDSNDIYILPSDNSGQVSPPESPTVTTSWQSESLPVSLSASQSWHTESLPVSLGPESWQQIAMDPEEVKSLDSNGAGEKSENNSSNSDIVHVEKEEVPEGMEEAAVASVVLPARELQEALPEAPAPLLPHITATSLLGTREPDTEVITVEKSSPATSLFVELDEEEVKAATTEPTEVEEVVPALEPTETLLSEKEINAREESLVEELSPASEKKPVPPSEGKSRLSPAGEMKPMPLSEGKSILLFGGAAAVAILAVAIGVALALRKK
- the BCL2L13 gene encoding bcl-2-like protein 13 isoform g (isoform g is encoded by transcript variant 9); amino-acid sequence: MDPEEVKSLDSNGAGEKSENNSSNSDIVHVEKEEVPEGMEEAAVASVVLPARELQEALPEAPAPLLPHITATSLLGTREPDTEVITVEKSSPATSLFVELDEEEVKAATTEPTEVEEVVPALEPTETLLSEKEINAREESLVEELSPASEKKPVPPSEGKSRLSPAGEMKPMPLSEGKSILLFGGAAAVAILAVAIGVALALRKK
- the BCL2L13 gene encoding bcl-2-like protein 13 isoform X4, whose product is MEDCLAHLGEKVSQELKEPLHKALQMLLSQPVTYQAFRECTLETTVHASGWNKILVPLVLLRQMLLELTRRGQEPLSALLQFGVTYLEDYSAEYIIQQGGWGTVFSLESEEEEYPGITAEDSNDIYILPSDNSGQVSPPESPTVTTSWQSESLPVSLSASQSWHTESLPVSLGPESWQQIAMDPEEVKSLDSNGAGEKSENNSSNSDIVHVEKEEVPEGMEEAAVASVVLPARELQEALPEAPAPLLPHITATSLLGTREPDTEVITVEKSSPATSLFVELDEEEVKAATTEPTEVEEVVPALEPTETLLSEKEINAREESLVEELSPASEKKPVPPSEGKSRLSPAGEMKPMPLSEGKSILLFGGAAAVAILAVAIGVALALRKK
- the BCL2L13 gene encoding bcl-2-like protein 13 isoform a (isoform a is encoded by transcript variant 1); its protein translation is MASSSTVPLGFHYETKYVVLSYLGLLSQEKLQEQHLSSPQGVQLDIASQSLDQEILLKVKTEIEEELKSLDKEISEAFTSTGFDRHTSPVFSPANPESSMEDCLAHLGEKVSQELKEPLHKALQMLLSQPVTYQAFRECTLETTVHASGWNKILVPLVLLRQMLLELTRRGQEPLSALLQFGVTYLEDYSAEYIIQQGGWGTVFSLESEEEEYPGITAEDSNDIYILPSDNSGQVSPPESPTVTTSWQSESLPVSLSASQSWHTESLPVSLGPESWQQIAMDPEEVKSLDSNGAGEKSENNSSNSDIVHVEKEEVPEGMEEAAVASVVLPARELQEALPEAPAPLLPHITATSLLGTREPDTEVITVEKSSPATSLFVELDEEEVKAATTEPTEVEEVVPALEPTETLLSEKEINAREESLVEELSPASEKKPVPPSEGKSRLSPAGEMKPMPLSEGKSILLFGGAAAVAILAVAIGVALALRKK